One region of Parambassis ranga chromosome 21, fParRan2.1, whole genome shotgun sequence genomic DNA includes:
- the LOC114426194 gene encoding uncharacterized protein LOC114426194, with translation MEDFSRFLCITRTLTFMCCVFSVFSLSDVNIISQELGSTVTLHCNNRSLDKLNQLMWKRNGVRLFTYRPDEEKVDHNLEVRLKVNMSTLESQLYALIIENAQDSHTGNYTCEMSTRSGFWEQKWMLIITEKASNFQIPLTALAAVIPTVCILIFIITCNNVCKRRAANVIRPPTAGKEETIYENCLEIAANQQRHLAGAHSQS, from the exons ATGGAGGATTTTTCCAGATTTTTGTGCATCACTAGGACATTGACTTTCATGTGTTGCGTCTTCTCAGTTTTCTCACTGTCAG atgtGAACATCATCTCACAGGAGCTTGGCAGCACAGTGACCCTGCACTGTAACAACAGGTCGCTCGATAAACTCAATCAACTGATGTGGAAAAGGAATGGAGTTCGACTGTTCACTTACAGGCCAGATGAGGAAAAAGTAGACCACAATTTAGAAGTAAGACTGAAGGTGAATATGTCTACATTGGAAAGCCAGTTGTATGCCCTCATTATAGAGAATGCCCAGGATTCTCATACAGGAAACTACACCTGCGAGATGAGCACAAGGTCAGGATTCTGGGAACAGAAGTGGATGCTTATAATTACAG agaAGGCTAGTAACTTTCAAATACCTTTGACAGCTTTGGCAGCTGTTATTCCCACTGTTTGTATCCTGATCTTTATAATTACTTGTAACAACGTCTGTAAACGGCGTGCAGC AAACGTCATTCGGCCTCCCACTGCAGGAAAG GAGGAGACTATTTACGAAAATTGCCTGGAAATTGCTGCTAATCAGCAGAGACATCTGGCTGGCGCACACTCACAAAGCTAG